A part of Campylobacter concisus genomic DNA contains:
- a CDS encoding N utilization substance protein B, with amino-acid sequence MATRHQVRQAVVSLLYSNEINPVTAAFEEEFLEEKKIRNERKHEAQQTFKEVLANKEKLDEILKPYLKDGDFSKVGATELAILRLGLYEMKFSQTDKAVIINEAIELAKELGSDQAPKFINGVLDKLKADL; translated from the coding sequence ATGGCGACTCGTCATCAGGTTAGGCAGGCCGTCGTTTCGCTACTATACTCAAACGAGATAAATCCGGTAACTGCTGCATTTGAAGAGGAATTTTTAGAAGAGAAAAAGATAAGAAACGAGCGTAAACATGAGGCACAGCAGACTTTTAAAGAGGTGCTCGCAAATAAAGAAAAACTAGATGAAATTTTAAAGCCTTATCTAAAAGACGGCGATTTTAGCAAAGTTGGTGCAACCGAACTAGCCATCCTTAGACTTGGGCTTTACGAGATGAAATTTAGCCAAACGGATAAAGCAGTCATCATAAACGAAGCGATCGAGCTTGCGAAAGAACTCGGAAGTGATCAGGCACCAAAATTTATAAACGGTGTACTTGATAAGCTAAAGGCTGATCTGTGA
- a CDS encoding orotidine 5'-phosphate decarboxylase gives MKLCVALDMASREENLALVRELKGLDLWLKIGLRSYLRDGAKFIEELKGIEGFKIFLDLKLYDIPNTMADAAEVVSKIGVDMINVHASAGERAMKTVMDRLAGLNNRPLVLAVSALTSFNESEFEMVYNDTLARSVRKFSQMSFKSGLDGMVCSVFESKLIKDVTNEKFITLCPGVRPFGESAGDQKRVANLVSAKQEGSDFIVVGRPIYENANPREICERILEQI, from the coding sequence GTGAAGCTCTGTGTCGCACTTGATATGGCTAGTCGTGAAGAGAATTTAGCCCTTGTTCGCGAGCTAAAAGGGCTTGATCTTTGGCTAAAAATAGGGCTTAGAAGCTACCTTAGGGATGGGGCAAAATTTATAGAAGAGCTAAAAGGGATTGAAGGTTTTAAAATTTTTCTTGATCTAAAACTTTATGACATACCAAATACGATGGCAGATGCTGCTGAAGTAGTCTCAAAAATCGGTGTAGATATGATAAATGTGCATGCTAGTGCCGGCGAGCGTGCTATGAAGACAGTTATGGATAGGCTAGCTGGTCTTAATAACCGTCCTTTAGTGCTCGCAGTATCGGCACTTACTAGCTTTAACGAGAGTGAATTTGAAATGGTTTATAACGATACGCTTGCTCGCTCAGTTAGAAAATTTAGCCAGATGAGCTTTAAATCAGGACTTGACGGCATGGTCTGTTCTGTTTTTGAAAGCAAGCTCATCAAAGATGTTACGAATGAGAAATTTATTACGCTTTGTCCAGGTGTTAGGCCATTTGGCGAGAGTGCTGGGGATCAAAAAAGAGTAGCAAACTTAGTGAGTGCGAAGCAAGAGGGTAGTGATTTTATCGTCGTTGGTAGGCCGATATACGAAAATGCAAACCCAAGAGAAATTTGTGAACGAATTTTGGAGCAAATTTAA
- a CDS encoding Pathogenicity locus, translating to MSDFKKIPYVGEATETDLLALGYTDIASLKVAVLDEMFEHTKALDLGSNGYFLNVYRMIYYYANTPRLDKNQVETVALA from the coding sequence TTGAGTGATTTTAAGAAAATCCCCTATGTTGGCGAAGCGACAGAGACCGATCTGCTGGCGCTCGGCTACACAGACATTGCTTCGTTAAAGGTTGCGGTTCTGGACGAGATGTTTGAACACACAAAGGCGCTTGATCTCGGTAGCAATGGATACTTTCTCAATGTTTATCGTATGATTTACTACTATGCCAATACGCCGCGCTTAGACAAAAACCAAGTTGAAACGGTGGCCTTAGCTTAG
- a CDS encoding integrase yields MSSKLITKISNRPNFYFFDTALKDGKKLTVKFCLFTKDLDEAVRLANSIKDKANEALAKKTCLPHTSSKSLRALINTKRLNERHIKQHSIFLDASEYKQISQDVITKFYNVIALEEDTLKDDEVSSDWNSACLNPKEANVPSLSFEAVAKRYVQTECLKLKSSDKTKGYYIKTGKLLDEFFKDHQGKDFSYSDAENFQTTLANKKLNKKTINNYTSYSKRLFDYAIKMGKLTTNPFKMLTSFKISADEKSPKDNFSLDELKIVFDTKRLDLQNYMMFALHTGLRFNEIWQLDSKSVGEEDGIKFIKVKTAKQKGGVSKYRQIPLHKNIEHLADLKWLEQIKKGKESSDYFGKCLNRHIHKSIPSANVSFHRLRGNFAKAIKDYCLENSLADLTSVLLGHSTDLATDTYAKGVSLKAKKEALKGLDDYHLLII; encoded by the coding sequence ATGAGCTCTAAGTTAATTACTAAGATATCGAATAGACCAAATTTTTACTTTTTTGATACGGCTCTTAAAGATGGTAAAAAGCTAACTGTAAAATTTTGCCTTTTCACAAAAGACTTAGATGAGGCAGTAAGACTAGCAAATTCTATAAAAGACAAGGCAAACGAAGCTCTTGCTAAAAAGACATGCTTGCCGCATACAAGTTCTAAAAGTCTGAGAGCTTTAATAAATACTAAAAGACTAAACGAGCGACATATTAAACAACATAGTATATTTTTAGATGCTAGCGAATATAAACAAATATCACAAGATGTGATAACTAAATTTTATAATGTAATAGCTTTAGAAGAAGATACTTTAAAAGATGATGAAGTATCTTCGGATTGGAATAGCGCATGTCTAAATCCAAAAGAAGCTAATGTGCCATCATTGTCTTTTGAAGCAGTAGCAAAAAGATATGTACAAACAGAGTGTTTAAAGCTAAAATCTAGCGATAAAACCAAAGGCTATTATATTAAGACTGGCAAGCTCTTGGATGAGTTTTTTAAAGATCATCAAGGTAAAGACTTTAGCTACAGCGACGCCGAAAACTTTCAAACAACTCTAGCAAATAAAAAACTCAATAAAAAGACTATTAACAACTACACATCTTACTCAAAAAGGCTCTTTGACTATGCCATAAAGATGGGCAAGCTTACGACCAATCCATTTAAGATGCTTACATCTTTTAAAATTTCAGCCGACGAGAAGTCGCCGAAAGATAACTTTAGTCTAGATGAACTAAAAATAGTTTTTGACACAAAAAGGCTTGATCTACAAAACTATATGATGTTTGCTCTTCATACTGGGCTAAGGTTTAATGAAATTTGGCAACTTGATAGTAAAAGCGTAGGCGAAGAAGATGGCATAAAATTTATAAAAGTTAAGACTGCCAAGCAAAAAGGAGGCGTTAGTAAATATAGGCAAATTCCACTACATAAGAATATTGAGCATTTGGCTGATTTAAAGTGGCTAGAGCAAATCAAGAAAGGAAAAGAGAGCAGTGATTATTTTGGAAAGTGCCTAAATCGACATATTCATAAATCTATCCCAAGTGCAAATGTTAGTTTTCACAGACTACGTGGCAATTTTGCAAAAGCCATTAAAGACTATTGTTTGGAAAATTCTCTAGCAGATCTTACTTCCGTTCTTTTGGGTCATAGCACAGACCTAGCAACTGATACATATGCAAAAGGAGTGTCCTTGAAGGCTAAAAAAGAGGCACTAAAAGGACTCGATGACTATCATTTACTAATTATTTAA